A part of Longimicrobium sp. genomic DNA contains:
- a CDS encoding alpha/beta hydrolase — MGEGPPVLFIQGVGVHGGGWSPQVEALSSGFRCLSFDNRGMGASQPLTLPLTVEQMADDARALLACQGWDSAHVVGHSLGGPVALELALSAPERVRSLSLLCTVARGRDATRLSRRMLWLGLRSSVGTRRMRRRAFLEIVMPPGAVVASEAEELAARLEPLFGHDLADQPPVAMRQLRALRAYNASTRLGRLARVATLVVSATHDPIAPPRYGRALAEGVPGARFVEVSDASHGVTIQHAEQINTLLREHLTRAEAQRHSGAGRLANHAR, encoded by the coding sequence GTGGGCGAAGGTCCGCCCGTACTCTTCATCCAGGGCGTCGGCGTGCACGGCGGCGGCTGGTCACCCCAGGTCGAGGCGCTCTCGTCCGGGTTCCGCTGCCTCTCCTTCGACAACCGGGGCATGGGAGCCAGCCAGCCTCTCACACTGCCGCTCACGGTCGAGCAGATGGCGGACGATGCGCGGGCACTCCTCGCCTGCCAGGGGTGGGACTCCGCCCACGTGGTCGGGCACTCCCTGGGCGGGCCGGTCGCACTGGAGCTGGCACTCTCGGCGCCGGAGCGGGTGCGCAGCCTTTCGCTCCTCTGCACCGTGGCCCGCGGGCGCGATGCCACCCGGCTCTCACGGCGAATGCTGTGGCTGGGGCTTCGCTCCTCGGTCGGCACGCGGCGGATGCGACGGCGTGCGTTCCTGGAGATCGTCATGCCGCCGGGGGCTGTCGTCGCGAGCGAGGCGGAGGAGTTGGCGGCGCGCCTGGAACCGCTCTTCGGGCACGACCTGGCGGATCAGCCGCCCGTGGCGATGCGGCAGCTGCGGGCACTGCGCGCGTATAATGCGAGTACGAGGCTGGGCAGGCTGGCACGAGTGGCGACACTGGTCGTCAGCGCCACGCACGACCCAATCGCACCGCCGCGGTACGGACGGGCGCTGGCGGAAGGGGTGCCGGGCGCCCGATTCGTCGAGGTGAGCGATGCCTCGCACGGAGTGACGATCCAGCATGCCGAGCAGATCAATACCCTGCTGAGGGAGCACCTCACGCGAGCAGAGGCGCAGCGTCACTCCGGAGCCGGGAGGCTTGCGAACCACGCCCGATAG